A region from the Felis catus isolate Fca126 chromosome F1, F.catus_Fca126_mat1.0, whole genome shotgun sequence genome encodes:
- the KISS1 gene encoding metastasis-suppressor KiSS-1, with amino-acid sequence MNSLVSWQLMLFLCATSFRETFEKVAPMENPLSTGQRLGSQALLAPWEQSPRCAERKPAGAQPNARGASLCPPPESAAGPQRPGLCAPRSRLIPAPRGAVLVQREKDLSAYNWNSFGLRYGKRQTAPPGSVRGGRCAWLSARCGMGAGA; translated from the exons ATGAACTCGCTGGTTTCTTGGCAGCTGATGCTTTTCCTCTGTGCCACCTCCTTCAGGGAGACATTTGAAAAGGTGGCACCCATGGAGAATCCTCTATCTACAG GCCAGCGGCTCGGATCCCAGGCCCTCCTGGCCCCGTGGGAGCAGAGCCCGCGATGCGCGGAGAGAAAGCCCGCCGGGGCCCAGCCCAACGCGCGGGGGGCCTCGCTGTGCCCTCCTCCCGAGAGTGCCGCGGGGCCCCAGCGGCCAGGCCTGTGCGCCCCCCGCAGCCGCCTGATCCCCGCCCCGCGGGGCGCGGTGCTGGTTCAGCGGGAGAAGGACCTGTCCGCCTACAACTGGAACTCCTTCGGCCTGCGCTACGGGAAGCGGCAGACCGCCCCTCCCGGAAGCGTCCGCGGGGGGCGCTGCGCTTGGCTGAGCGCCAGGTgcgggatgggggcgggggcatGA